One Kwoniella dejecticola CBS 10117 chromosome 10, complete sequence DNA window includes the following coding sequences:
- a CDS encoding 60S ribosomal eL31 domain-containing protein has protein sequence MENKDVELPLKRKERLVVFSHSQDLVVREDVCAWQELGLAWESRLFSGYTAIPRTRTPRSALHDVVTREYTIHLHKRVHDLSFKKKAPKAIKSIVEFAQKSMGVNDVRISPGLNQAVWARGIRSPPRRIRVRLERKRNDDEGAKEKLYVLASVVEGVTSFKGLQTVVVEGDE, from the exons ATGGAGAATAAGGATGTGGA GCTCCCACtcaaaaggaaagaaaggttAGTAGTCTTTTCGCATAGTCAGGATCTCGTTGTCAGGGAGGATGTTTGTGCATGGCAGGAACTGGGACTGGCTTGGGAATCGAGGTTGTTCAGTGGATATACGGCTATACCAAGA ACCCGAACCCCTCGATCCGCTTTACACGATGTTGTAACCCGAGAATACACCATCCACTTGCACAAGCGAGTCCACGACTTGTCTTTCAAGAAGA AGGCCCCTAAAGCCATCAAGTCGATCGTCGAATTCGCTCAAAAGTCAATGGGTGTCAACGACGTCCGAATCTCCCCTGGACTCAACCAAGCTGTTTGGGCCCGAGGTATCCGATCGCCACCCCGAAGAATCCGAGTCCGACttgagagaaagagaaacgaTGACGAGGGAGCCAAGGAGAAGCTTTATGTGCTCGCTTCCGTCGTCGAGGGTGTTACTAgcttcaag GGCCTCCAAACCGTTGTCGTTGAGGGTGACGAGTAA
- a CDS encoding 40S ribosomal protein eS30 — protein sequence MGKVHGSLARAGKVRSQAPKVEKQEKKKTPKGRAKKRIQYNRRFVNVTVAPGGKRRMNQQPAGKSG from the exons atgggtaaGGTCCACGGTTCCCTCGCTCGAGCGGGTAAAGTCAGATCTCAA GCTCCTAAAgtcgagaagcaagagaagaagaagacccCTAAAGGTcgagcaa AGAAGAGAATCCAGTACAACAGACG ATTCGTTAACGTCACTGTTGCCCCCGGCGGTAAACGACGAAT GAACCAACAACCAGCTGGTAAATCCGGATAA